CCGCGCCGAGCCCGATGAAAAGCGCCGCGGCGGCGGTGGCGGCGGAGATCACCCATTTCCTGGACATCCGATTCACTCCCTGAAGGTCTTATGGCGGGGATTTATTGCGGTGCTGGTCGACGAGGGGCCGGCGATGGAACCGGGCGCGGAAACAGCATGATCGCAACCCGGTCCGAAATTGTTCGCTACACCTACTTTAAGTACCTTGAACCATAACTGTCCAATATGATTCTCGACCGCTATGATGCTGAAAAGGATATGTCCGGCCGGTCATCCAACCAAAACCCGGCAAAAAATGGCCGGGCGACGAAAGGCCGCCCGGCCGCGAGGTGACCCCGCTCCATCAAGGAGAAGGGCCGACGCACCCGAGGGAGAGCGCGCCGGGACGCGACCGCAGCGGTGGGATGGAAGAACACCGCCCGCGGCGCGAAGCCGAAAGGAGAGACGAGAAGGCCAGGACGTCGGTTGGCCTTTGTTCAGAGCGCGATGCCGTTAGAAGGCCAGATCCGTGCGGAGCAGGAAGATGTCGCCCTTGTCGCTGTTGGCGGCGACGTCGGAGCTGAGCTTGAAGTGGTTGTATTCCGGCGCGACGCTGAAGCCGGGGGCGACGACATATTTGGCGCCGACGGTGATCAGCTCGAACTTGCTGCGGCCGCGGATCGTCAGATCGCCGGCATCCTTGGCGTTGAGGTAACCGACGCCGAGCGTGGTGGCGCCGAAGGTGTACTGCGCGCCGGCCGTCCACACATCCTGCTTCTCGCGGCTGACGATGCCGGGGGTGCTGGCCTTGGCATAGCCGCTGTCACCCGACCAGGCATAGCTGCCGCCGATCTTGAAGCCGGCATAGGCCAGGGTCAGACCGGCATGGGTCGAGGACAGGTTGTCGAAGCTCACCGCCGGGGTGGTGGTGGAGTTCTTGGCCTGTCCGCCGAGATAGAACAGGCTGCCGTTGACCGCCACGCCGCCGAGCGTGTTGGTGTAGGTGCCGCCGACTTCATAGACGTCGCGATAGGCGCCGGTGCGGTTGGCGGACGCCAGCGCCAGCTTGGAGCGGTTGATGTCGGTGCCGCTGCTGTCCGACGACGGCTGGTAGGAGGCGCCGAACTTGAAGCCGGCGAATTCCGGGGTCCAGTAGGTGGCGCGGGTGGCGCTGTTGCCGGAGATCAGGGCGCGGATGTTGCCGATGGTGACCGGCGCGTTGGCGGCGCTGTTGCCGAGCCAGGACGGGAAGGAGCCGTCGACGCCGCCGGTGCCCCAGTCGGACGGGGCGATGATGCCGCTGTCGTCCGACGGACCGTTCTCCACACCCAGATGCAGGACGCCGAAGCCGCCATTGACGAACATGAAGGCGCGGTCATAGCTGGTGGTGCGGGCGTTGCCGGTGCCGTTCTCGGCCAGCAGGCGCAGGCGGGCGCCATATTCCAGACCGTTGTCGGCCTTGGCCTTCGGCGTCACCAGCAGGCGTAGACGGTTGCGGAACTCGGTGTTGCGCTGGCCGGCATCGCGGTCCTGGTTGACGTAGCCGCCTTCGAAATAGGCGTCACCGCCAATCGTGATATCGAACTTCGACTGGGCCGACGCCGGACCGGCGGCCACGACGGAGGCGAGCGAAAGGGTGGCTGCGCCAAGCAGCAGAGCGGATCTCACCATCAGGGGTTTCCTCTTTTAAGGTTTGCTTGTTATTGCGTCCAAGTCTTCAAAAGACAGAGCGGTCCTGCGGCCATCCTCCCCGGCGAAACACCGGATGAGGATGGCTGATCCCGCGTCAGCGCTCCCCTGACGCAGCGAGATCGGGGTTCAATCCTTGCCGAGCGTCCCATCGACGCGGCGCCACAAGCCCAGCGGGTTGCCGTCGCGCAAGGGCACCGGCAGCAGGTCGGCGGGGATGTCCTGGTAGCAGACCGGACGGAGGAAGCGGCGGATCGCCAGCGTGCCGACCGAGGTGCCGCGCGGGTCCGACGTCGCCGGGAACGGGCCGCCATGCACCATGGCGTGGCAGACCTCGACCCCGGTCGGCCAGCCGTTCGCCAGCAGCCGACCGGCCTTGCGCTCCAGCGTCGGGATCAGCCCGGCCACCGCCGCCTTGTCCGCCGCGTCCATCTGCAAGGTCGCCGTCAGCTGTCCTTCCAGCCTTTCGGCGACCGCCACCATCGCCGCCACGTCCTTG
Above is a window of Azospirillum sp. B510 DNA encoding:
- a CDS encoding porin gives rise to the protein MVRSALLLGAATLSLASVVAAGPASAQSKFDITIGGDAYFEGGYVNQDRDAGQRNTEFRNRLRLLVTPKAKADNGLEYGARLRLLAENGTGNARTTSYDRAFMFVNGGFGVLHLGVENGPSDDSGIIAPSDWGTGGVDGSFPSWLGNSAANAPVTIGNIRALISGNSATRATYWTPEFAGFKFGASYQPSSDSSGTDINRSKLALASANRTGAYRDVYEVGGTYTNTLGGVAVNGSLFYLGGQAKNSTTTPAVSFDNLSSTHAGLTLAYAGFKIGGSYAWSGDSGYAKASTPGIVSREKQDVWTAGAQYTFGATTLGVGYLNAKDAGDLTIRGRSKFELITVGAKYVVAPGFSVAPEYNHFKLSSDVAANSDKGDIFLLRTDLAF